In Janthinobacterium sp. J1-1, a single genomic region encodes these proteins:
- a CDS encoding ferredoxin translates to MLRLAENEGAVHVPFAHNVHGDFYVEDGCCTSCDMPSTVAPELFSYAPDGHCYVSKQPSSAVEVRQMIKAFEVQDIGCIRYKGKNRLIQIKLVASGEGDQCDRLDQDLKVLINEVKRDRWD, encoded by the coding sequence ATGCTTCGGCTTGCCGAGAATGAAGGTGCTGTACATGTCCCTTTCGCGCATAACGTGCACGGAGATTTTTATGTGGAGGATGGGTGCTGTACGTCGTGTGACATGCCTTCAACTGTAGCGCCCGAATTATTTTCTTACGCGCCTGACGGACATTGTTATGTGAGTAAGCAGCCGTCAAGTGCCGTTGAAGTTCGGCAGATGATCAAGGCCTTTGAGGTGCAGGATATAGGCTGCATTCGCTACAAAGGGAAAAATCGGCTTATTCAGATTAAGCTTGTTGCTTCCGGTGAAGGTGATCAATGCGATAGACTTGATCAAGATCTGAAGGTACTGATTAATGAGGTGAAGCGAGATCGATGGGACTGA
- a CDS encoding LysR family transcriptional regulator translates to MQWTLEQMRYLEAAVAAGSFSGAARKLGRAQSVVSTAIGLLEAELGVELFDRSRRNAVLTEAGKVMHLEACELLRQAERLQLRAQLLSVAPEARLTLALDEALPYLAIGTLVKELAARYPALELVMLNATASEVAHYVEQQQADVAFHFDRGAVSSILEQQHIGSVAQGVFVAKGHAMAHGQEVSRNELTRHRQLIMDSELNREQAFSPTVWYSDSFYSIAEMVADELGWAILPLNIAHYDNYKGFLQEVPCPTLALSRLPVRRLALHGKKLSATCQWLTTRLAELLRDGPRG, encoded by the coding sequence ATGCAATGGACGTTGGAACAAATGCGCTACCTGGAAGCGGCGGTGGCCGCCGGCTCGTTTTCGGGCGCCGCGCGCAAGCTGGGCCGCGCGCAGTCGGTGGTCAGCACGGCCATCGGCCTGCTGGAAGCGGAGCTGGGCGTGGAACTGTTCGACCGCTCGCGGCGCAATGCCGTGCTGACGGAAGCGGGCAAGGTGATGCACCTGGAAGCGTGCGAACTGCTGCGCCAGGCCGAACGGCTGCAGCTGCGCGCGCAATTGCTGAGCGTGGCGCCGGAAGCACGGCTGACCCTGGCGCTCGACGAAGCCCTGCCCTATCTGGCGATCGGCACGCTGGTCAAGGAACTGGCGGCGCGCTACCCGGCGCTGGAACTGGTGATGCTCAACGCCACCGCCTCCGAGGTGGCCCACTACGTGGAGCAGCAGCAGGCCGACGTGGCCTTCCACTTTGACCGTGGAGCCGTGTCATCGATCCTGGAGCAGCAGCATATCGGCAGCGTGGCGCAAGGCGTGTTTGTCGCCAAAGGCCACGCCATGGCGCATGGGCAAGAAGTCAGCCGCAACGAACTGACGCGCCACCGCCAGCTGATCATGGATTCCGAGCTGAACCGCGAACAGGCCTTTAGTCCCACCGTCTGGTATTCCGACAGTTTCTACAGCATCGCGGAAATGGTGGCCGACGAACTGGGCTGGGCAATCTTGCCGCTCAATATCGCCCACTACGACAACTACAAAGGTTTTCTGCAAGAAGTACCCTGCCCCACCCTGGCACTGTCGCGCCTGCCCGTGCGGCGACTGGCCTTGCACGGCAAGAAACTGAGCGCCACCTGCCAGTGGCTGACCACCAGGCTGGCCGAACTGCTGCGCGACGGGCCGCGTGGCTGA
- a CDS encoding MarR family winged helix-turn-helix transcriptional regulator: MRNNSDLPPDTPPACPAGKRSPRLFNLLSQARQNLFRSADAVFTSELGYSGTQVVALFVLKSEEGCQLKDLGRLLQLKNSAVTGLVSRMEENGLIVRGQSALDARAGVLHLSPKGHEVLAAALPVLDSLNAQLKQGFSEQELAVVARFLIHAAGLRFQQDHPLSTTPQEQDHASK, translated from the coding sequence ATGCGTAATAACTCTGACCTGCCTCCCGATACCCCTCCCGCCTGCCCCGCCGGCAAGCGCTCGCCTCGCCTGTTCAACCTGCTAAGCCAGGCGCGCCAGAATCTGTTCCGATCGGCCGATGCCGTGTTTACCAGCGAACTCGGCTATTCAGGCACGCAGGTGGTCGCGCTATTTGTACTGAAAAGCGAGGAAGGCTGCCAGCTGAAGGACCTGGGGCGGTTGTTGCAACTGAAGAATTCGGCCGTCACGGGCCTGGTGTCGCGCATGGAAGAGAACGGGCTGATCGTGCGTGGCCAGTCGGCGCTCGATGCGCGCGCGGGGGTCTTGCACTTGTCGCCCAAGGGCCATGAAGTGCTGGCGGCCGCCCTGCCCGTGCTCGACAGCCTCAATGCGCAGCTGAAACAGGGTTTCAGCGAACAGGAACTGGCCGTTGTCGCGCGTTTCCTGATCCATGCGGCGGGGCTGCGCTTCCAGCAAGACCATCCACTTTCGACCACCCCACAGGAGCAAGACCATGCAAGCAAATGA
- a CDS encoding PaaI family thioesterase has translation MQANEMTGLELMQAFAKGLFPRPGISNVMPMEVDTIEHGRVVFTATANQTHTNPMGGVHGGFAATVLDTVTGCATHTVLPAGESYGTTDLNIKMCRPLPFDQALYAEGKVINAGRNLVISEGTIRDEAGKIYAHATATCMIIRPS, from the coding sequence ATGCAAGCAAATGAAATGACCGGCCTGGAACTGATGCAGGCTTTCGCCAAGGGACTGTTTCCACGCCCGGGGATCTCGAATGTGATGCCGATGGAAGTCGACACCATCGAGCACGGCCGCGTGGTGTTTACGGCCACGGCGAACCAGACCCACACCAACCCGATGGGCGGCGTGCATGGCGGGTTTGCCGCCACCGTGCTCGATACCGTCACTGGTTGCGCCACGCATACGGTGCTGCCGGCCGGTGAAAGTTATGGCACGACCGACCTGAATATCAAGATGTGCCGCCCGCTGCCGTTCGACCAGGCTTTGTATGCGGAAGGCAAGGTCATCAATGCGGGGCGCAACCTGGTCATTTCGGAAGGCACCATCCGCGACGAGGCCGGCAAGATCTATGCGCATGCCACGGCCACCTGCATGATTATCCGCCCGTCCTGA
- a CDS encoding tyrosine-type recombinase/integrase, whose protein sequence is MAQHPLKKSPAATRLAVAPVHGALVDAELAARHQAFLAAATADNTRRAYRSAIRHFQAWGGALPADESAVIRYLLAHADTLNARTLALRLTALSQWHAYQGFFDAASTPTVRKTLAGIARLHGKPKKKAKALPLEDLELIVARLHEQGTVKALRDSALLQLGFFGGFRRSELVALRVEDVSWEPQGMVITLPRSKTDQSGEGIVKAVPYGEGICCPATALKNWLAAAAIASGPLLRTVNQWGHIADKPLHAGSINTILEGCARLAGLDYVPELSSHSLRRGMATSAHRAGADFQAIKRQGGWRHDGTVHGYIEEAGRFDSNAAGSLLRKKTAARQKSGD, encoded by the coding sequence ATGGCCCAGCACCCCCTGAAAAAATCGCCCGCCGCCACCAGGCTGGCCGTGGCGCCAGTACATGGCGCCCTGGTCGATGCCGAACTGGCCGCGCGCCACCAGGCTTTCCTGGCGGCCGCCACCGCCGACAACACGCGCCGCGCCTACCGCTCGGCCATCCGCCACTTTCAAGCCTGGGGCGGGGCGCTGCCGGCCGATGAATCGGCCGTGATCCGTTATCTGCTGGCCCACGCGGATACCTTGAACGCGCGCACCCTGGCCTTGCGCTTGACGGCGCTGTCGCAATGGCATGCCTACCAGGGCTTTTTTGACGCCGCGTCGACGCCCACCGTGCGCAAGACCCTGGCCGGCATCGCGCGCCTGCACGGCAAGCCGAAAAAAAAGGCCAAGGCGCTGCCGTTGGAAGACTTGGAACTCATCGTCGCGCGCCTGCATGAACAGGGCACGGTAAAAGCGCTGCGCGACAGCGCCTTGCTGCAGCTGGGATTTTTCGGCGGTTTCCGCCGCAGCGAGCTGGTGGCCTTGCGCGTGGAGGATGTCAGCTGGGAGCCGCAAGGCATGGTGATCACCCTGCCGCGCTCGAAAACGGATCAGTCGGGCGAGGGCATCGTCAAGGCGGTGCCGTATGGGGAAGGCATCTGCTGCCCGGCCACGGCATTGAAAAACTGGCTGGCGGCGGCCGCCATTGCCTCCGGGCCGCTGCTGCGCACCGTCAATCAGTGGGGCCATATCGCCGACAAACCACTGCATGCGGGCAGCATCAACACGATACTGGAGGGCTGCGCCCGGCTGGCGGGACTCGATTATGTGCCGGAACTGTCCAGCCACAGCCTGCGGCGCGGCATGGCCACCAGCGCGCACCGCGCCGGCGCCGACTTCCAGGCCATCAAGCGCCAGGGCGGCTGGCGCCATGACGGCACGGTCCATGGCTACATAGAAGAGGCGGGCCGCTTCGACAGCAATGCGGCCGGCAGCCTGCTGCGCAAAAAAACGGCCGCCAGGCAGAAATCTGGGGATTGA
- a CDS encoding acyltransferase, protein MNDHNPGTRNARIDFLRGVAIACVLVLHFTLAFGLANSPLGDLLGSDAIKAIAFNGNYGVTIFFVISGYLITSGILQRWGSLRDIDVRSFYVMRAARILPGLLLALTMIVVLGVLDIPYFNNGDADPPLPASYFGIAILSILTFWHNLLMQSEGYFNYCLNVYWSLSVEEMFYLCLPPLCLLLRRTWLVAAVCLVAVVLGPIYRGAYAGNELYFMYGYFACFDAIAIGCLSALLAPQLALRPQARRILRVACGIALPLIYLRGIAGHEMFGFTAIALAASGIVLGAHGEEQPGWTTGRLGAPLRWAGRHSYELYLFHVIVLAAMRNILTKAELSHAMRLPWLALFVAVSAVVAMLVSRHVSEPANRALRAWHRRRAGAAAVLRTGG, encoded by the coding sequence ATGAATGATCACAATCCGGGTACGCGCAACGCGCGCATCGATTTCCTGCGCGGCGTGGCCATTGCCTGCGTGCTGGTCCTGCATTTCACCCTGGCCTTTGGCCTGGCGAACAGTCCATTGGGCGACCTCTTGGGCAGCGACGCCATCAAGGCAATCGCCTTTAACGGCAACTATGGCGTGACGATCTTCTTTGTCATTTCCGGCTACCTGATTACCAGTGGCATCCTCCAGCGCTGGGGCAGCCTGCGCGACATCGACGTGCGCAGCTTTTATGTGATGCGCGCCGCCCGCATCCTGCCCGGCCTGCTGCTTGCGCTCACCATGATCGTGGTGCTGGGCGTGCTCGACATTCCCTACTTTAACAATGGCGACGCCGATCCGCCTTTGCCGGCCAGCTATTTCGGCATCGCCATTTTGTCCATCCTGACCTTCTGGCATAACCTGCTGATGCAGTCCGAGGGCTACTTCAACTATTGCCTCAACGTCTACTGGTCGCTATCGGTCGAGGAAATGTTTTACCTGTGCCTGCCGCCGCTCTGTTTGCTGCTGCGCCGCACCTGGCTGGTGGCGGCTGTCTGCCTGGTTGCGGTCGTGCTTGGCCCCATCTATCGCGGCGCATACGCCGGCAATGAACTGTATTTCATGTATGGCTATTTTGCCTGCTTCGACGCGATCGCCATCGGCTGCTTGAGCGCCTTGCTGGCGCCGCAACTTGCCTTGCGGCCACAGGCGCGGCGGATATTGCGCGTGGCCTGCGGCATCGCGCTGCCCTTGATTTATTTGCGCGGCATCGCCGGCCACGAAATGTTCGGCTTTACGGCGATCGCGCTGGCCGCCTCCGGCATTGTGCTGGGCGCCCACGGCGAAGAGCAGCCGGGCTGGACCACGGGTAGGCTGGGCGCGCCGCTGCGCTGGGCCGGACGCCATAGCTATGAGCTGTATCTGTTTCACGTGATCGTGCTGGCGGCGATGCGCAACATTCTCACCAAGGCGGAACTGAGCCATGCCATGCGCTTGCCATGGCTGGCCCTGTTTGTGGCGGTGTCGGCCGTGGTGGCCATGCTGGTCAGCCGCCATGTGTCCGAACCGGCCAACCGGGCACTGCGCGCCTGGCATCGCCGGCGCGCGGGCGCTGCCGCGGTGCTCAGGACGGGCGGATAA
- a CDS encoding GNAT family N-acetyltransferase: MQDATTFNWCHDATLEDTLCQLYLDNVSPDYISHSELQGERAESPGNWRADLPDVIRGEIRAALSHDWAHGDSSLLAVATANDAIVGMALVSIDTRQRAARSFAALDDLVLHPDARGHGIGTQLVEWVAQELRSHGIGRLFLECGAHNLNAQQFFKGRGFQQVSVVMLRELDGEGAHRG, translated from the coding sequence ATGCAAGATGCAACCACCTTCAACTGGTGCCATGACGCCACCCTGGAAGACACGCTGTGCCAGCTTTACCTGGACAATGTCAGCCCCGACTATATTTCCCATTCCGAACTGCAAGGCGAGCGTGCCGAGTCGCCCGGCAACTGGCGCGCCGACTTGCCGGACGTCATACGCGGCGAAATCCGCGCCGCCCTGTCCCACGACTGGGCCCATGGCGACTCCAGCCTGCTGGCGGTCGCCACCGCGAATGACGCCATCGTCGGCATGGCGCTGGTCTCCATCGATACGCGCCAGCGCGCCGCCAGATCGTTTGCCGCGCTGGACGACCTGGTGCTGCACCCGGATGCGCGCGGCCATGGCATCGGCACGCAGCTGGTCGAGTGGGTGGCGCAAGAGCTGCGCAGCCACGGCATCGGCCGCTTGTTCCTCGAATGCGGTGCGCACAACCTGAACGCCCAGCAATTTTTCAAGGGCCGCGGCTTCCAGCAAGTATCGGTCGTGATGCTGCGTGAACTGGACGGCGAGGGCGCGCATCGTGGCTGA
- a CDS encoding EAL domain-containing protein yields MRRKRILITSVLAALVGVAVPLAVAYQLSLARAVQGEEARLRVLANYSLERAQRTLDSAGAALRRFEPLAVTPCSAAHIEALRQTTITTRSVDDIGYVEQGMLKCSASGMQATPVKITPADFVLDNGIGVDFDLRPAVSGGERMVGLALGRHKALVAPVRFADVIVERNVQMAVALAHGGVLGVLHQPDMAVVATLLAGSQARDGNLHAVVARGGLIAVMTAPRSTLEARLSSELAVLLPVGLLMAAFIVGLVAWLSRRRLSLLGELTIALERREFFVHYQPIIALDTGVCVGAEALIRWQRPDGSMIRPDLFIPVAEESGLILPITDEVIACVIADLRDALVADRALHVAINLCASDIETGRVLDVLERALAGTGIEAQQIWLEATERGFINANAARATLEKARARGHAVAIDDFGTGYSSLASLQSLPLDALKIDKAFVDTIATDAATSSVTPHIIAMARGLKLLIVAEGIETQEQADYLAARQVEFGQGWLYARALPAPDFLAFYKARRPRQLP; encoded by the coding sequence ATGCGCAGGAAACGCATCTTGATCACCAGCGTGCTGGCGGCCCTGGTCGGCGTGGCCGTGCCGCTGGCCGTCGCTTATCAGCTGTCGCTGGCGCGCGCCGTGCAGGGTGAGGAAGCGCGTTTGCGCGTGCTGGCCAACTACTCGCTCGAACGGGCCCAGCGCACCCTGGACTCGGCCGGCGCCGCCTTGCGACGCTTCGAACCGCTGGCCGTGACTCCCTGTTCGGCCGCGCATATCGAAGCGCTGCGCCAGACCACGATTACCACCCGCAGCGTCGACGATATCGGCTATGTGGAGCAGGGCATGCTCAAGTGCAGCGCCAGCGGCATGCAGGCCACGCCGGTCAAAATCACGCCGGCCGACTTCGTGCTGGACAATGGCATCGGCGTCGATTTCGACCTGCGGCCGGCCGTGTCGGGCGGCGAGCGCATGGTGGGCCTGGCGCTGGGCCGGCACAAGGCGCTGGTCGCGCCGGTGCGCTTTGCCGACGTGATCGTCGAGCGGAACGTCCAGATGGCCGTGGCGCTGGCGCACGGCGGTGTGCTGGGCGTCTTGCACCAGCCGGACATGGCCGTGGTCGCTACCTTGCTGGCCGGCAGCCAGGCCAGGGACGGCAACCTGCACGCGGTGGTGGCGCGCGGCGGCCTGATTGCCGTCATGACGGCGCCGCGCAGCACGCTGGAAGCGCGGCTGAGCAGCGAGCTGGCGGTGCTGCTGCCGGTGGGCCTGTTGATGGCGGCGTTTATCGTCGGCCTGGTCGCCTGGCTGTCGCGCCGCCGGCTGTCCTTGCTGGGCGAACTGACGATCGCCCTGGAGCGGCGCGAATTTTTCGTCCATTACCAGCCGATTATTGCGCTGGACACGGGCGTTTGCGTGGGCGCCGAAGCGCTGATACGCTGGCAGCGGCCGGACGGCAGCATGATACGGCCCGACCTGTTCATTCCGGTGGCCGAGGAAAGCGGCCTGATACTGCCGATTACCGATGAAGTCATCGCTTGCGTGATCGCCGACCTGCGCGACGCGCTGGTGGCCGACCGTGCGCTGCATGTCGCCATCAATCTGTGCGCCAGCGATATCGAAACGGGCCGGGTGCTGGACGTGCTCGAGCGCGCCCTGGCCGGTACCGGCATCGAAGCGCAGCAGATCTGGCTGGAAGCGACCGAACGGGGCTTCATCAATGCCAACGCGGCGCGCGCCACCCTGGAAAAAGCCCGCGCGCGCGGCCACGCGGTGGCCATCGACGACTTCGGCACCGGCTACTCGAGCCTGGCCAGCCTGCAAAGCCTGCCGCTGGACGCCCTGAAAATCGACAAGGCCTTTGTCGATACCATCGCCACGGACGCCGCCACCAGCAGCGTCACGCCGCATATCATCGCCATGGCGCGCGGCCTCAAGCTGCTGATCGTCGCCGAAGGCATCGAAACCCAGGAGCAAGCCGACTACCTGGCGGCGCGCCAAGTGGAATTCGGCCAGGGCTGGCTGTATGCCAGGGCGCTGCCGGCCCCGGACTTCCTGGCGTTTTACAAAGCGCGCCGCCCAAGACAATTACCATGA
- a CDS encoding DNA-binding protein — MKAAQIVAADGRNPTVDNVREALGSTGSKSTIAPLLKRWKEEFQGPGAVKTEAGLPAELMEAMRGVYHKQQRDVAQQLELAMQESRIELDAALEKLKKTEAERLKLTEVRTALTQELRATQQALAQLKEEHHFRAVTLASLHSDNAGLTQRLADRGEEIAALNRQLAQVRSQFDHYQEASAAQRSEERQTQQQQLSRLEQENAQLQQRLQGQQATLVQQDMRLAQLQAEQQRLEQSAAADREALATVRPERDQFEYQYGQAAASADALLAKLEAVMLALNESKVALATQDRQLAMLADKTEAGLQRTRQLEQERDTLLREHAGMAARLALQEERQTPKK; from the coding sequence ATGAAAGCAGCCCAAATCGTGGCCGCCGATGGGCGCAATCCCACGGTCGACAATGTGCGCGAGGCGCTGGGCAGCACGGGCAGCAAGAGCACCATCGCGCCCCTGCTCAAGCGGTGGAAGGAGGAGTTCCAGGGGCCCGGCGCCGTGAAAACGGAGGCAGGACTGCCGGCCGAGCTGATGGAGGCGATGCGCGGCGTGTATCACAAGCAGCAGCGCGACGTGGCGCAGCAACTGGAGCTTGCCATGCAGGAAAGCCGCATCGAGCTCGATGCGGCGCTGGAAAAACTGAAGAAAACCGAGGCGGAACGCCTCAAATTGACGGAAGTGCGCACCGCCCTGACGCAGGAGCTGCGCGCCACCCAGCAGGCCCTGGCCCAGTTGAAGGAGGAACACCATTTTCGCGCCGTCACCCTGGCCAGCCTGCACAGCGACAATGCGGGATTGACGCAGCGCCTGGCCGACCGGGGCGAGGAAATCGCCGCACTGAACCGGCAGCTGGCGCAGGTACGTTCGCAGTTCGACCATTACCAGGAAGCATCGGCAGCCCAGCGCAGCGAGGAACGGCAAACGCAGCAACAGCAGCTGAGCCGGCTGGAGCAGGAGAACGCCCAGCTGCAGCAGCGCTTGCAAGGCCAGCAGGCGACCCTGGTGCAGCAGGACATGCGCCTGGCCCAGCTGCAGGCGGAGCAACAGCGCCTGGAGCAAAGCGCGGCGGCGGACCGCGAGGCCCTGGCCACCGTGCGCCCCGAGCGCGACCAGTTCGAATATCAGTACGGGCAGGCGGCGGCTTCGGCCGACGCCCTGCTGGCCAAGCTGGAAGCGGTCATGCTGGCGCTCAATGAATCAAAAGTGGCGCTGGCCACGCAGGACCGGCAACTGGCCATGCTGGCCGACAAGACCGAAGCGGGCTTGCAGCGCACGCGGCAGTTGGAACAGGAACGCGACACCCTGCTGCGCGAGCACGCCGGCATGGCGGCGCGGCTGGCGCTGCAGGAAGAACGGCAGACACCGAAGAAATAG
- a CDS encoding MFS transporter gives MHPIKKWLTLAIVSSALFLIVVDMTVLYTALPALTRELQASSSQKLWIINVYSLVVCALLPGLGTLGDRLGHKPVFLAGLAVFGIASLCAAFSPAPAWLIGARILLALGAAMMMPATLSLIRLTFADARERSFAIGVWAAIASGGAAFGPVLGGFLLEHYWWGSVFLINVPVVLLTLLMAATILPRREGNRDKPWDLLGSLQIMLGLLGGVYAIKELGKTAPSYGIALAAMLVAAVLMTAFVRRQHRQAQPLIDFKLFRALPFSSAVAAAMVASAALIGMELALSQHLQLVRALSPLDAGLLLLPLPLASVIAGPLTGYLLPRADKAQVLWGSLLVSGIGMASYLLLHDASVPLQVASLVLLGLGLGAVMTAASSAVMLNVSPQQAGMAASIEEVSFELGGVLGVTILGTIMTAVYSATLVLPGSADLLPNAHDTLDAALQAAEQLPGALGLQVAQLARDAFDQAFVAVLATAAAILLAAGVTIRQLHLRQSRVAMFT, from the coding sequence ATGCACCCAATAAAAAAATGGCTGACGTTGGCCATCGTTTCCAGCGCCCTGTTCCTGATCGTGGTCGACATGACCGTGCTCTATACCGCCTTGCCCGCGCTGACGCGCGAACTGCAGGCCTCCTCCTCGCAAAAGCTGTGGATCATCAACGTCTATTCCCTGGTCGTCTGCGCCTTGCTGCCCGGCCTCGGCACCCTGGGCGACCGCCTGGGCCATAAACCCGTCTTCCTGGCTGGCCTGGCGGTGTTCGGCATCGCCTCGCTGTGCGCCGCGTTTTCGCCCGCGCCGGCCTGGCTGATTGGCGCGCGCATCCTGCTGGCCCTGGGCGCCGCCATGATGATGCCGGCCACCTTGTCGCTGATACGCCTGACGTTTGCCGACGCGCGCGAGCGCTCGTTTGCCATCGGCGTGTGGGCCGCCATCGCCTCGGGCGGGGCCGCTTTCGGCCCCGTGCTGGGCGGCTTTCTGCTGGAACACTACTGGTGGGGTTCCGTGTTCCTGATCAATGTGCCGGTGGTGCTGTTGACCCTGCTCATGGCCGCCACCATCCTGCCCAGGCGCGAGGGCAACCGCGACAAACCGTGGGACTTGCTCGGCTCGCTGCAAATCATGCTGGGCCTGCTGGGTGGCGTGTATGCCATCAAGGAACTGGGCAAGACCGCGCCGTCGTATGGCATCGCGCTGGCCGCCATGCTGGTCGCCGCCGTCCTCATGACCGCCTTTGTGCGCCGCCAACACCGGCAAGCGCAGCCGCTGATCGATTTCAAGCTGTTCCGCGCCTTGCCGTTTTCCAGCGCCGTGGCCGCCGCGATGGTGGCCTCGGCCGCCCTGATCGGCATGGAACTGGCGCTGAGCCAGCACCTGCAGCTGGTGCGCGCGCTGTCGCCGCTGGACGCCGGCCTGTTGCTGCTGCCTTTGCCGCTGGCCTCCGTGATTGCCGGGCCGCTGACGGGCTATCTGTTGCCGCGCGCCGACAAGGCGCAGGTATTGTGGGGTTCGTTACTGGTGTCGGGCATCGGCATGGCCAGCTACCTGCTGCTGCATGACGCTTCGGTCCCCTTGCAAGTGGCCAGCCTGGTGCTGCTGGGACTCGGTCTGGGGGCCGTGATGACGGCCGCGTCCAGCGCCGTGATGCTCAATGTGTCGCCGCAGCAGGCCGGCATGGCCGCGTCGATCGAGGAAGTGTCGTTTGAACTGGGCGGCGTGCTGGGCGTGACGATACTTGGCACCATCATGACGGCCGTCTACAGCGCCACCCTGGTGCTGCCAGGCAGCGCCGACCTGTTGCCGAACGCCCACGACACCCTGGACGCGGCGCTGCAGGCGGCCGAGCAACTGCCGGGCGCGCTGGGCCTGCAAGTGGCGCAACTGGCGCGTGACGCTTTCGACCAGGCATTTGTCGCCGTGCTGGCCACCGCGGCCGCCATCCTGCTGGCGGCGGGCGTGACGATACGCCAGTTGCACCTGCGCCAAAGCAGGGTTGCCATGTTTACTTAA
- a CDS encoding serine hydrolase has translation MTLPLSLPLRALAAAMLPLTCALAGAAPTLDAAVRERAEALTRGGQHAGIVIAVIEGKDSAVYGFGRGKQDALPDVDTVYEIGSVTKTMTGLLLAQAVVAGKVTLAQPVAELLPGYAMPGTKDRAITLRDLATHYSGLPRLPGNLAPADVNDPYADYGDPQLRAFLAGHVMARASGAAFEYSNLGYGLLGTALAAKAGQSYETLLQTQIAGPLGMRSTSSVMSPALRARLAPGHLADGKPAQHWQFQAIAGAGAVLSTPRDMVAYVQSFMLKPDAAHVLAVQPQRDISGGKQIGLAWIRDQAKGQPFVWHNGQTGGYASFAGFTQDGRRGVVVLSNTSTTVDALGVASLVPGTLPPLAAAPTQRQEVAIVPAALAEYVGSYALAPNFVLTVRQGPQGLLVGATGQQEAPVFASGKDAFFYKVVDAQLVFQRDTKGAITGLVLHQNGQAIPGQRKE, from the coding sequence ATGACCTTGCCCTTGTCCCTGCCCCTGCGTGCGCTGGCCGCCGCCATGCTGCCCTTGACCTGCGCGCTGGCCGGCGCCGCGCCCACGCTCGATGCCGCCGTACGCGAGCGCGCCGAGGCCCTGACGCGCGGCGGCCAGCACGCCGGCATCGTGATCGCCGTGATCGAGGGCAAGGATAGCGCGGTGTACGGTTTTGGCCGTGGCAAGCAGGATGCCTTGCCCGATGTCGATACCGTGTACGAGATCGGTTCCGTCACCAAGACCATGACCGGCTTGCTGCTGGCGCAGGCGGTGGTGGCGGGCAAGGTCACGCTGGCCCAGCCGGTGGCCGAGCTGTTGCCCGGCTATGCCATGCCTGGAACAAAGGACCGCGCCATCACCTTGCGCGACCTGGCCACCCATTACTCGGGCCTGCCGCGCTTGCCCGGCAACCTGGCGCCGGCCGACGTCAATGATCCGTATGCCGACTATGGCGACCCGCAATTGCGCGCCTTCCTGGCCGGCCACGTGATGGCGCGCGCATCGGGCGCCGCGTTTGAATATTCCAACCTGGGCTATGGCCTGCTGGGCACGGCGCTGGCGGCCAAGGCCGGCCAGTCTTATGAAACCCTGCTGCAAACACAGATTGCCGGCCCGCTGGGAATGCGTTCGACCTCGAGCGTGATGTCACCGGCCCTGCGCGCGCGGCTGGCGCCCGGCCACCTGGCCGACGGCAAGCCGGCGCAGCACTGGCAGTTCCAGGCGATCGCCGGCGCCGGCGCGGTGCTGTCGACGCCGCGCGACATGGTGGCCTATGTGCAATCGTTCATGCTCAAGCCGGACGCGGCCCACGTGCTGGCCGTGCAGCCGCAGCGCGATATCAGCGGCGGCAAGCAGATCGGCCTGGCCTGGATACGCGACCAGGCCAAGGGCCAGCCATTTGTATGGCATAACGGCCAGACCGGCGGCTATGCCAGCTTTGCCGGTTTTACGCAGGATGGCCGGCGCGGCGTGGTGGTGTTGAGCAATACCTCGACCACCGTCGATGCGCTGGGCGTGGCCAGCCTGGTGCCGGGCACCCTGCCGCCGCTGGCCGCCGCGCCAACGCAGCGCCAGGAAGTGGCCATCGTGCCGGCAGCGCTGGCGGAGTATGTGGGCAGCTACGCGCTGGCGCCGAATTTCGTGCTGACGGTGCGCCAGGGACCGCAGGGCTTGCTGGTGGGCGCCACCGGCCAGCAGGAAGCGCCCGTGTTTGCCAGCGGCAAGGATGCCTTCTTCTATAAAGTGGTTGACGCGCAACTGGTGTTCCAGCGCGATACCAAGGGCGCCATTACCGGCCTGGTGCTGCACCAGAACGGCCAGGCGATACCGGGCCAGCGCAAGGAGTAA